ttaattattatttattcatttgtttattcttattttcattgtGAGTGTATCCGGTTCCTGGTATATTTATtctgaaaaatcaataaaattataatttaaaatcatttaaagaaaaatatatcatattttttcacctgtacacatattattgcaTTGCACAATTAGATGATTCTTAAGATTTTCAAACAGGAAGCTGCGACGGCGGtcagataaaatgtttttatatgaaGAAAAACTTCGTTCAACGTCCACAGAAGTAACAGGGGCATATTTGAAATGAACCATatcatttaaagttaaatcttCCGGTATACCGTCTCTACTTGTAGTATTTTCACCATTCAGAATtgcagatatattttttaaaactctgaacccattatttttcattaaaacatttttcagttTGTTTGATATTGTTTCTCCGATTATATTAGGAGCAAGGGATAATGTAGtctcaatttgttttattttattaatagattcagataataatattccagAAGTCTCCAGCTTTTTTATTTCCAAAGGAATGAAaccaaaattagattttatataaattagattagCCTCTAAACTTGACTTAGACATAACTTCTTTTGCTTCTTTTATAGTAGCCGAATCTTCATGATTTAATTCAagcaaaactttttttacataagtaaaattttcacAGTAGTAATTTACAGCATTAAGCCAGGTTCCCCACCGTGTGATAACGGGTTCAGGTGGCAATGGAATTCCTGGAGCaagagttttaaaaatttgtgtaCGGTatggtgattttaaaaatattttttttacgcaaCTTATAAGTTTATTGACGTCTTGAAAATTTGATCTTATTTCTTCTGCAACTCTATGAATTGCATGCGCTACGCAGGTTACGTGTACCATTTTTGAATACAAAGTGCAAATGGCTCTTCCTGCTTTCACCATATATGGGGCTGCATCGGATACAAAAATGAGGACATTATCGTGTTTTATTCCTTCAGGCCATAATGTAAACATGGCTTTATCGAACGCTTTTGCAATGGTtgaatgatttgttttttccaaaatatctgaatgcaacaaaaatatttttcctgaATTTTCTGCTTCCAGGGTACCAATAACGATATTTACTACATACCGGCCTTCAATATCTGTCGTTTCATCTACACTAacccaaatttttttatcgcctACATAGTgtctaatattttgtattgtatttaaatagcatttttcaacataatttttacgTAGTGTAGATTCATctggaattttaaattttatatttttttctaaaaattttcttaaacttgtgttatttaatttagcaaGTGGAATATTAGCTGCTAATAATGCTTCACAAAGCTCTAAATTAAATGACGATTGATcactattatttgttaaattagataatagtacttgattattttgttttacttcaTTCAGTTTTCGTTGAATTCCACGAACATGCTTATCTCGACTGATGTGTTGTTGAATAGTAAATTTCTTTTCAGAGGCAACGGCAACATTACAAACTTTACAAAAAAGCACCATACCGTCAGTAGAAAAAATATCGGCACCAAACTCACTCACAAAACCACGTAAATGGCTTCCAACTGTTGACTTAatttttggcatttttaagatttttaaagttttaatattgatttttaatattagtcgtaatattatttgttcgaTATATGTACAGTTAAAAACGGTGTAGAATCACATAGGTACGTGTTGTATTAACTACTAAAGCTTCTATTGTATACCTTTATGGTTTTGGGTTCGTTCGATATTTAATCTTATCGGATAAATcgacaattaattatattactttttcgATTCAGACCCACTTTGCCGAATCCCAATTCACCGACAACTCAGTTTGCCGACCAATAAaccagttttaaaatatttttaatattattttatttatatagtgaaAATTTTTCCGATTCGCCGataagtaacaataattttatcgaaaacCCGTAGgtactataggtaataattgaGATTACCTATACGAcacatattaaacaaatttaaaataaacaaatattagtttaaatactcaaaattaacgtaaaatttgtaaaaatgaccttaaaaacgtaataaaatgcatttaacacgaaaaatgcaaaaaatgcaaaaaaatgcaaaataaaaattacatattctaAATCGTTATATCACgaaacaaattttgtttttggttaaaactatatagcacttaaagaaaaaaaatgcaaaagtcACCAAAATCCTAGCTCTAGTTATCACcaactttgaatttaattttttcattattaatttcacgTTGTTTTATAGTCACTGACGCAGGATTTAAATCTGCTTGCACTGGTGTCATTCCTATAGTTCTgtgttttgaattattgtattcattaaGCAGTTTTGGTAAAATTGAAATCCATTCATGTGAGCCACGTGCCGTAAActctctaaacattttttcttttagtgtACGATTAAATCGTTCAACAATACATGCTTTCATGATGCTAAATGTAGaatatttgtgtatgttatatttgGCCATCAGATTATCGAAATTAGTGTTGTAAAATTCTTTTCCGTTATCGAGTTGTAAAAGTTTCGGCGCtctatctattaatattttagacattgCGTTTGTGACTTCTTTCCCAGTTGTCGATTTTAATGCTATAGCCCACGcaaatttagtaaaacaatCTATAacgcataaaatatacttgtaacctttatttttctttgaatacGGTATCATTTCCACTAAGTCAGCCTgccataaatcattttttccatGTACGTTAACTCTGCGTCTAACGAAATTTTTCCGTGACGGTTTGTGTAGTTCAATAGCGATTTCACGTTTAGACATTAGGTATTCGTTTTATTATCCCAGCTTCATATAATTCTTCaaaaatcgatattatttcattggaGACACCTGTATTACCAGCAGCTTTCGAAGCTAAAAGTAATCTTAGCCGGTCGACTAACTCATTCGGATTATCCCAATAcactaagttatttttttgtaatttcataGATAGATGACAACCAGAGGGGAAtaatttacgtattatatcCTTATATTTAGAACcagtttttttgatttttttacttttaaagtcAAATGTGCCgatgtttgtattaatatagatttatatacttCTAGATCGTTATCGGAATAAATAAGTgggtttttcaaaaataataactggatTAGGCCCGGCGTTGATGGATAATTATTACCATCAATTACAATAGATTGTTCGATAAATTTAACTTCTTTTTcgcctaaaataatattttcatctgAAAGTTTTTTCGGGCCATAGGTTTTATCTAAATCAGCAGAGTGAaaccaattttcaatttcttgtTGATAGTTCTCATTAAAATTCGAttcgttgttatttttctCGTTTGATGTCGAATGGTTTGTATCTGATATTTTAGTTAAGGGGTCGATGATAGGCTTAAAAGTTTGTGACAATAATTGTTGAACATTTGCCTCACcagtttttaattcaatatatttacgtttaatattttctttagctTTAACTAACTCATCTAATATACTACCTTCATCCTTCATGACTGCGtttgaaatgttaatattttctatttgtatCACATTATATAACGACGTACATATCAAATCCAAAACGATAACGTCCGTTATCACGGTTACTATCTTTACAAATAACGACGAATGCAAATCTATCACGATTCCAGCATGTAACGCAAAAATGCTTAAATTGTGTATATGTCATATCACCCGAACAATGTTCATTgtatacatgttttaaattagtttcgtcttgtttgaataatactattaaattatcattatctcGGATCAACTGTTTAGGTACTTTTGAATAACTCTGAGccagataaaatatatctattttattatgacgTCCGCGTGCGAAAAATTCCCGTATAACTTGCTGATTTTCTCCCAAAACATCGTCCATTATGAATTTAGAGTTTGGTAAAACTTTTTCAGGTGAAATAACCTTATCATTctcgaaaaatgtaaaaatgttaacaccgTCAATATCATCGATTATacgtttcaataatttatattttggttgtTCTAACGTTTTAGAGTATATGTAAACGTTTTCAAATCGTAACCCGTTTTCGTCAacgagtaaaaaatatatcaaatttgttttaccgCAACCAGAACTGCCCAACATCAACGAACGTATAGTGTTTGGAAATAGCTCACCATGCCTAAACTGTATTGTATCCGgagtatcaatattataaatacataattttttctctTGTTCGATAAATCGCATTTTTCACTATAAATACCAATGCTATGAACTTGAAAGCGTCACACGATGTCTCGCGTTCGTAAGCGAAACAGCAATAAAGGTTCCGGTCTCATTAACtcggttataaataatttgcctGTGGAATTACATCTACCCGGATATAGGTAAGTcgctatataattaaatcatatattataaatatttttatttattatttttttttttttttacagatttgCTGGTCCTGgtactaaattaaaagaaagatTAGCACGTGGTGAACGAGGTATTAACAAATTAGACGAGTTGGCAAGAGCTCATGATATAGCTTACGATAAAAGTAATTCGCTGAACGATAGACATAAAGCTGatatattagaaaatcaaGCTTGGGAAGGTGTTAAATCTAAAGACACTGGTATTAAGAAAAAAGCTGCGTCCTGGTTGGTTACTACAGCTATGAAGGCTAAACGGAAGATTGGAGCTGGTTGCGGTTTTAAACAAGTGGTTTTGGCGGCTAAAAAAtcgatcaaaaataaaattaatgaaaaaaatataactaaattaataaaaacatgtctGACAGctgccaaaaaaaaagaaaaataagaaaactaaAACTCCAAGAATTATAcctgttttatatattcatataagtcacttttattactatattatatctttattattttaacattacatttaatatatattttaaaaatattctgtcttTTCTAAATCTTACACACTATACACATGCTTGCACAGTGATAAGATAGATCTTATCACTGTTTATATGATTACTATCATTACAACATCTCCTTTTTCAGGActacatataacaataatagtagatgataataattaataatacagagtgataatatacataaataatgttatatgcttacaattttacaatacttaaaatatgatacctaccaactatacaatacaaatactaGTTACAAATTCCTAAGATCTtacaaattaagtttatttggttttttaatttgtctacCAGCCCTTGTTATAATGCACTCTGTCACTCTTTCTTTCATACTACtatctacttttttttgttatgtttacCAGTTATTTCAGTTTGACTATTGGTAATTTCATGCTCACTATTGTCATCATTCTCTTCTTTATCTACACTTATATCCTCATCCTCAATAAAATTGTCCTTAaccctacatttttttttttatatattattatttcttctcAATATTTTACCTTTTCTATTTTTCACATAGTATGATCTGGACcattttgttttctttataatCTCTCCTTCATcccattcttttttaaatttatcatatatataaactttttcaccgttttacctttattttaactttatctGGAAAGCAACCAATACCTGTAAATACatctatatgtttttttataaacttttctgTATTAACCTCTTCTTTTATTTCATTCAACTCATTAATGTAGTTCAATCGTTTACAATCTTTATACCCTAAAATTGGCTTTCCATCATATTTCAcaacttcaaatattgtaataatttgtgcTGATTGGCCTAGAACAGCTACCTCTACTTTACCTAATGACTTAATTATTGTTCCCCCAAACACTTTGATTACTACCTTACTGTCttttatttctgtatttaattttttataaaactcactcgacattacatttaattgtgCCCctgtatcaatttttatttcagtgtttatgttattaattttaaccttttcTAACCAGGTATtcttattatctttattagcTATTTCATCTAATGTCAAATACTCTAGACTCACATTATCATTTTCACATTCAACCATATCAACTTGCTTATTGTTTTTGCATTTATAGGCaaaatgattcaattttttacatatccTACACTCTTTTCCATATGCTGGGCATTCCCTAACTTTATGTTGCTTAccacatttattacaattgaaTATCTTATCCTGATCATTCCTCCCGTTGTTGTATCTTTGGTTCTGTCTTCTGTCCTGTTTCTGCTCACCTCCTTGATTCCATGGTCTTCTTCTATATTGTTCCATTACATCAACTTCTTTAGTTtgatcttttaataatttgctgtTCAGCTCAGCTTGTTTCACTGCTTGACATAATTGAATTGCTTTATCCAATGTTAATTCTTCTCTCAGCATTCTGGTTTGTAGTTCTTTGTTTGCTATTCCCAATACAATTTGTGTTCTTAGTAATTTGTCTTCCATTGTTCCAAAGTTACATGTTTGAACCAATACTCTCAGTTCGGCGtagtatttatcaaaattttcgTCACACAATTGTTTTCtagtaaagaatttaaaatgttccattatttcattacacttaggtatacaataattttccaaGTGTTTCAAGATTGTCTCAACTGTTTCTTTTTCCTCTACAGGTAATTTGATTGATCTGTATAACTTTAATCCTTCTGTGCCAAGTAAGTTAAGTAATCGTGCTACCTGTGTTGGTTGaggtttttttattgtctCTGTcgcttcaaaaaatataataacttcatCCTTGAACAGCTTGAAATTCTCTGCTATATTACCAGACAATTTTAAGCACTCCGGTTTGTTGAACTCCATTTTTATCTGTTTTCATCCAGACTTTTACAGATTACTGAACGAAACGACCGACTGCgccatgttttatatattcatataagtcacttttattactatattatatctttattattttaacattacatttaatatatattttaaatatatattctgtCTTTTCTAAATCTTATACACTATGCACATGCTTGCACAGTGATAAGATAGATCTTATCACTGTTTATATGATTACTATCATTACaacaatacctatacctaaaaaGGGCGGTGTTTTacctttaatacctatttttgcCGGTTTATCGGCATTAGGCGCGCTTACCGGCGGCGTCGGTAACATAGTAAAAGtcgtaaatgatttaaattccGGTAAAAACACACCTATTCATTTAGGAAAAGGTTTATATCTTACGCCACACAACGGGCGATCTTATAAAATTGTCAAAGGTAAAGGTTTATACTTGGCACCTTACAAAGGGGGGTCAGTAAAGAAAGCTAGAAAAACgacaaaaaactaatttttacgtTACCCGATAGAGCGTTGTATGATTAtgagattataaaatacgctGACATGATGAAAATACCTCATTTCATTGGTGTATTTTCCAGGGACAAGTTGCCTCTGAAAATTAAGCATCGTGAGTCGGCCGTAGTTAATTTAGATCTCGAAATCGGTACAGGTACGCATTGGgtagcgtataaaaaaaatggacaacaagttaaatattatgatagtttgGAAATTTGCCGCCGCCGTTagaactacaaaaatatttcaacgggttgtaatattgaatataattacgacagacatcaaaaatacaatacgacAAACTGCGGACACTTGTGcctacaatttttatcatgtacaCCATAACTTTAACCGGAAACTCTAGTGAATTGTCTAACCTAACTTTTTCCCCCCTATAGAAGTCAGTAAAAATGCTAAGATTTGTGTGTTGGggtttcaaacaaataattctaTTCCTAATGTAAACGaaaagtgtaataaaataggttttatttataatggtgCACTTGTTAGCTATACAATACCTACAGGCTCTTATGAGTTGTCAGAAATGGAAAtggtaataaaacaattattacataatacggATACATTATTCGAGCTTAGAgcagataataatacattaaaatgttcaatgatTTGTAACGAAACTGTGGATTTTACCATGCCTAACAATATAAGACAATTGTTGGGTTTCAAAAATCGTATATATAATGCTAACGTTCATCACGAATCGGATACGCTGGTAAATATTACAAAgacaaattgtatatatatcgaATCAAACCTAGTTATGGGTTCATTCAACAACGGAAAGCAGTGCCATACAATACACGagttttattcaaatgtacctcgggatataaaataatagaggtTCCAACACATTTGGTATTTTATCCTCTTAATTCTACATCTATAACACATGCgagtataactttaaaaaatcaaaacaacgAGTTAGTCGATCTACGAGGAGAACCGATATCGATACGGTTATTAATTCAAGACTTGTGATAAAATGGCGatacaatttcataatatatataggactACATATGTAAAACCCGTTAGTCGTGTTAATAACACTAACAAGACAACAACTCTAAAGAAAAATTCGAAACAGAGAGTGCTTCGACATTGTCTAACAGCAAAAAAATTAGCTTTTTTACGTTCGTTAAACGCTATTTAATATGGACGATGTGTATTTAGATGTCACGGCTGGATACACCGATGATTGCAGAATAACTCAAATTGAATATCACTCGTTTTTACCTTATTCTACGTCAGCCCTCTCCAATAACGATGAAGTGCGTATCGCTTTACATAACACAGAGTCTTATACTCTACCGTGTGAGAGTTATATTTACATCGAAGGAACAATAACCAAACCTGCAGAAATAACTGACGACATTCGATTTATAAACAACGGACTTGCATTTCTTTTCTCCGAAATGAAATACGAAATAAAcggtattcaaattaaaaaactcgCTAATCCAGGTATAACAACCACATTAAAAGGATATTGCTCTTATAATAAATCGAATATTACATCACATCATAACGCTGCTTGGGATAAtgacattgaaaatattaataaagattttattgaaGGTGATATGTTTAACGGTTGTATTGCTCTTAAAGATTTGTTTGGTTTTCGCGAAgattataaacgtattttaataaactgcaATCaacaacttatattaaatagagcTTCGATAGATATAAATGCTATCAAGcagtacaaaaacaataaagttgTCACAGACGCATCTAAACTAAAAGacgttaaaataaacataacaaaaatattgtggaGAATGCCTATTGTAAAAGTCagtgataaagaaaaaattaaattgttgaaagTTGTAAACAATCAAAAGCCCCTAACTTGTGCGTTTAGATCGTGGGAGTTGTGTGAGTATCCGTTTCTACCTCAAAACACATCGCATTCTTGGAAAGTAAAAACATCTAACAAATTGGAAAAACCGCGATATGTCATCATTGGATTTCAAACTGATAGGAAAAATAGctcaaataaatcaatgtcATTTTTTgaccattgtaaaattaaaaacttgaaagtttatttaaacgcTGAAGTATTTCCCTATGAAGATTTCCAATGCGACTTTACCAAGAATAAGATCGGTACATTATACCACGCATACACTGAGTTTCAAAAATCTTACTATGGACATGATAATGTTACACCTCTGTTGTCCAGATCTGATTTCAAAAATCTATCTCCGATTATAATTGTTGACATGAGCAGACAGAACGATAACGTAAAAACGCCAACTGTCGACCTCAGGATTGAAATTGAAACCGATACACCGTTTCCTGCTTCCACTTCagcttattgtttaatattacatgaccaaattataacttataatccaTTTAATGGTGAAGTGAGAaccttgtaaatattattttgtaaatatttttttttttattataaatattaaagaaccttgtaaatatttattgcgaaacttaatattaataattattttatttttattttattttattgtaaataaatatcttattgtaatgtaaaacttaatattaataaatgaaaaaactttttttatatatataatgtttttttattttacacaaaataacacaaaattaaaatagtttacgtCTTACTAAATGCAATTCCGATACGGCGGAATCGAAGTCACCCGTTTCCGATAATGGTTGCATATTGAAAAATGACGGTCCATCGTTTTCATCAAATGATGATTTTATTGCATAAATCGGTGATGGCGGTGGTGACAACAAAACAGGTGGCGACATAGGTGTAGGCGATGAGATAGGTGAAATAATCctcgttttattaaaaaactaaaaaaaaaaaaaaaaattattaaatattgttatttaaggtataa
This genomic window from Aphis gossypii isolate Hap1 unplaced genomic scaffold, ASM2018417v2 Contig00305, whole genome shotgun sequence contains:
- the LOC126553699 gene encoding uncharacterized protein LOC126553699, translating into MDDVYLDVTAGYTDDCRITQIEYHSFLPYSTSALSNNDEVRIALHNTESYTLPCESYIYIEGTITKPAEITDDIRFINNGLAFLFSEMKYEINGIQIKKLANPGITTTLKGYCSYNKSNITSHHNAAWDNDIENINKDFIEGDMFNGCIALKDLFGFREDYKRILINCNQQLILNRASIDINAIKQYKNNKVVTDASKLKDVKINITKILWRMPIVKVSDKEKIKLLKVVNNQKPLTCAFRSWELCEYPFLPQNTSHSWKVKTSNKLEKPRYVIIGFQTDRKNSSNKSMSFFDHCKIKNLKVYLNAEVFPYEDFQCDFTKNKIGTLYHAYTEFQKSYYGHDNVTPLLSRSDFKNLSPIIIVDMSRQNDNVKTPTVDLRIEIETDTPFPASTSAYCLILHDQIITYNPFNGEVRTL